In Eremothecium gossypii ATCC 10895 chromosome V, complete sequence, the genomic stretch AAAGTGGGCTTATAGTTATGCACAAGAACAAGAAGTTACCATCTCTTCTCATTTCACTGATGTTGCATATGACCTTCGAAACGCATTTGTGTTCACATGGGGACAAAGAGTACCTCTGGCTTGGACAATTAGTATCGGGAGAAAACTATTACGTGGATCCCCGTCCGCCGGCTATAATAGGCGTACCGCAGCTAGTTAGTAATCATGGTCAGGTAGATGAGTATAAGATATGCTCCGCGCAAATAGCCCACATGGACGATGATGGGTCTATATTATGGGTTAATGGTGGATTAAAAAATTGTAAATTTGATGCTGTGGAAAGGGACTTTGAAGATTACACGGAATACTTCTCTAAAAAATACATCAATAAAGAAAATCTTCAGAAGTTTTATGATCTTGAGGTGGATATGCAGATGGCATTCATTCCTGACTTTGTTGATAGCGATTGGGTCAAAGCACCAGAATGTAGAGCCTTTACATGGTGCTCAACCATTAAAGCAGATTCAATGGAAGGTGCTGAATACCAATCATATATTATAAAGAAAGGCGACCCTCGATTGCGTGAATATAACAAAATAGCCGAAATCTGGAGCAAAGCGCCATATCTGAGCAGTATAGCATAATAAATTAGGGCATTATTCACTTCACTGCTGGTAACGAAAGTTCGGTCGAGCTCAGCTGAGGTTTAATCGCGTCAAATTGCTTGATGTGTCAGTATTTATGATACATCGGTCATATTGATTTAGACAATTTCGAACTTGAAGGTGTGCTTGGTTATACTATTTGTTATACACACCTGCGTTAACAAACTGCTGTATTTGTCCTAGATGCGTCGCAGCGCAAGAATTGCATAATTCCTATTATGTTTTTTATAACACAACAGCTGCAGAGAAACTTTGGCTAGAGAACAATCTGAGCCAACTGCACATGGGCTCTAACGCCGCGAGACATAGAAAACACCCATACACAATAGGACGCATGGACATATATAAAATCTGACTTAACGTTAGAGTTGGCAGAGAACATTCGTTAGTGTTACGTAATATTATGTATGCCTTAATCATCGTGTTTGCCGCGCAGAAATATTCTATGTACAATTGTCTGATAGAGAATAGCCTTATCGGTGCCAAATAACTTCATAAATGACTAGTTCGGAAGTCTGTGTCGCCTACAAAAAAAACTCTCCAATAGATATTTTAGGCTAACTGCAGAGTTCAGTTGCGCTTCATTACCAAGAAGAGGTCACCAAACTGCCTTCTTCGGGCTTCATGCTTAGCGTTTAAGTTCTAAAACGCTAGGACCTAAATTTTtctatcacgtgatctATATGCAGAGTCAGAAAATATGAAACGCTCTGGTGTCAGTGTCAGCGAAATGTTCGCCGACTTACCGTGAGGTACGTAATCTATCAAAGATGTCAAGCAGAACTGATTGAATCAGCTCATGCGCAACCGGAACCCTGAATTGGTTCACACTTCTATCAAATTAGGATGCCGGTTTCCAACAGATAGGTCATAAAGCATTACCATTTGGTTCCGTGGAACGGAACCCGCTGTACAGTCATAAATATGCAGCTACATCACGAGGCCAAAAACAATTTAATGCCTCACTGATTTAAAGGCCATTCTTTTGCCAACATTTAAAAGCAACAAAGAGTTGTAACACGGATCTGCGTTCGTGGACGAGCACGCTAGGCCTATCGTACTCTAATTGAACGTGCTTGATAGCTCCACTCCTACCAATTCGGAAAAACAAAGCTTATGCACGATGACGGGCCTTTAATGATTCGTAATAATCCGAAGAAAAATATGACCAATCCGCCCCCAAGCGCTCCATTAAAAGCTACACTATCGAGTTGTAGGAGAGTTAGAGTGTGAAGGCTTTGAATAAGAACTACCAGGCCGTCGAGTACCTCGGGCTCTAGTTTGCTTCCACTTTTGGTGCTTGCATGTGGCAGCTAGCCATGCTCTGGTCGAGGCCTCCCTTGCCCAATATTTACGCTTTATGTGGACATAAACATCCTTCCAACTCTTTATATTGTGTAAATACTAAAGGCTACAACAGGTCTGGGAAATGAAACGTATATAGGTACTGCTTATAGGACAAGACTATATATATAATTAGAACAGTAGATATTTTTTCTAGTTTCAGAACTGAATATCTCATAGCCTTTTGAAGTTTATAAAATCAAACAGAGCAAAAATACATTTATTTGAACAGATAGAGATGGTTATGTAGGTGATCTGGGCGGAATCAATCCATGTACCTGCGGTAGAAGTTGCAGTTGTATCAGGTCAGCTCAttgatcacgtgattcCAGAACGTAAATAGTGATACACAATCGACTACTATTTGCAAGACTCTAGCGGTCCCCTTTCAGTATGGTTCTTGGAATCGTGTTACAAAAAGTGCGACGGCAAACAAGGTCATTAGCTGATCAGGATCTGGTTTCGACGTATACATACTGCATTTGATCTAGCACTATAGTGCAATTGGTGTGTTGTGGTAAGTGGGACTAGAGGCGGACTGAGCATTCCGCAAAACTAAAGAAATCGAAGCAAGTGTTGAATAGGCAACGGTGCACAGGGCAATAGCAAGTCAGATGGCTGTAGACTCACAAGGGCCTACAGACGAAGTAGACAACACTGAAGGCGTCACAGGATTTGACGCAGTCAGGCCGAACAGCAACTCTGACGGAAAGGCGCAAGACCTAGAACTCTCGAGCAGGCTAACAGAGGCTAATCTAGCTTTAGTAGACGGACGGGTGCGGCTGAAAGGCAGGGCTGTGGACATCACGGAACGGCACGGGTTCTTAGGGGAGGACGACAAGTCAAGCGTTCTCTCGAAGGTCACCTCACAGGAAGGCGACCTAGAGCTGTCGGAGCTCTATATCTCATCGGACGCGGAAACTGAGAAGATGGAGAACAACACAGAGGAATCAGATGTACCGAATCTTAGTTCCTTAGTGGAACAGATGCCTCCACAACAGGGTTCCAGGACGTATATAAAAGATGCTAATTCAGGCGCCGATGACGCGGTACGTGATCTTCAGGACGTCGATGCCAGCCTTCCGAACAAAGGGAAAAAGAGACAATTAGAAGAGGAAGGAGGGTATACTGGAGAAGAGACAAAAGTGAATTCTGCCGACGGTGAAGACCCACAAGGCGACGAGCAGAAGTTTAAGAAGCCTCGTCTTCCGATTTCTTCAGCGGCCGGCCAACTGCCTTCTCTTTCGGGCTCAGAACAGCACATGGCGACTGATATCATGGAAACAGGACTGGACCCCGCGCAGCCAGAGGATGAGAACTCCGAGGATAACGAGGTGGAAGAAGAtgatgaagaagaagacgaagacgaagaagaagacgaagaagaagaagaagaagatatAGAGGGAAACGCCAACACTAAAGACACCAGCATATTCAAGGAAAAGAAGAAGGTACCTGCAGGCGAcgacgaagaagaagaagaggacgacgaagaagaagaagaggaagaagaagaggaacCATCACTGATAGAGCGAGAAAAGCTGCGGCAGGATGCGCTGAAAGATATAATCGAAATCGAATATGAGTTTGCGGAACTACGGCAACGTCTATATGAAAACGAGATGGCCAAATTGCAGACCGAACTTCAAATGTGCCTCGAAGGATCACATCCTGCGTTGCAGACATACTACCAGAAGATCGACTCTATCAGAGACTTCAAATTGAAACGAGCATACCAAAGGCAAAAGTACGAACTAGAATGCATTGACAAGGAAACACGGGCGGTTCGAACGTTTATACACCAGAATTTCTACCGACAAGTTTCAGACTTGAAACATAAACTACTAAATCAGACTACACAAAAATGGTATGACATGAATAAGGAAAGACGAGATATGGATATGTTGGTTTCCGAGATCGGGTATCATGTCCCCGTCAAAATTGCGAATAAAAGTCTAAGTTGCATCACCGGTTATGCTGCCCCGGCCCAGCTCAAGGGTGATGGCGATCCATTGCCCGAGGACTTGGAGTGTGAAGGAATAAACTTCAGATTCAGGAACAACCCTGTGGACAAATTGGAAGTGATAGTGGATAGGATGAGATTTAATAACCAGTTGAGTGACTTTGAGGGGTTGAAGAAGTTCTTTGGTGGTTTTCCCGGTGCTCCCTCGCTCAATGGCCTCAAGGACTCTGAGATATATGAAGATATGCAGAGTCTTCGGGAACAATAACGGCCGATCTATGTAAGTATACCTATGTTTGTAATGTAACTCCTGCAACCGCCGCTGCACATGCTACACTGGGAAGCTGCGCGGTATCCTTCATCGAAAGACGGCAGGCCGGCGTTCTAATCAAAACCTTATCGTTTTTTAAAATACACAAAGGTATGTATTGAGACAAAAGTGTGCTGTTTCTCGGGGAAGTGACCTCAACAATTCGCGAGCATTAATGAATTGGCGGAAAACAAAGATAAACACAAATGGAAAGCACATTTCCAAGCTTATCTCAATGGGATGAAACGGGAGGTGGTGGCACCAGCTCTACCGTGTCTGACAGGAGTGTAGGTAATAGAGAACTCACCCAAGTAGTGACCGACCATCTCTGGCTTGATTTCGACCTGGTTGAACACCTTACCGTTGTAGACACCGACCACAGAGCCGATCATCTCTGGAACAATGATCATGTTTCTCAAGTGGGTTCTGACAACGGCTGGCTTCTCGTTCTCAGCGGTAGCCAACTTAGCAGCTCTCAACTTCTTCATCAAGCCAGCTGGCTTAGAGGACAAACCACGAGCGAATCTTCTTCTGACTCTGGCTGGGGCTAACTTGACGAACTCCTCAGTTGGCATCTCCAACATCTTCTCCAAGTCGACACCCTTGTAGGAGTAGGTCTTAAAGGTTCTCTTTCTTGGGGTAGCAGCTTCAGACATGGTTATCGTATCGCTCTGTGAGTCGTTCTATGGCGCTATTGCTAAACCAATATTACTCTTGTTCTATGTCGTAACATATTGACCTTTTCCATGTTCCGGTGCTCTCTCCCCCTGCTGTGCCGGGCCGCGTGTGCGGTGGACGCCCTACTGCGTCCGCGTGTGCTCCCGCCTAGCCAATGAGGACTCTCCCTCCAGGCGGCGGGCCGCCTCCGCCTAACCTTTGCGGCCACCAGCCTAGCTCTCAGCGTCTCTAGGCTGACGGGGAGACTGAAAAAGTCAATAACTCTTTAGTGACTACAAAACCCATACATTACCAGATTATTCTGCGGGCTGTTCTGTGGAGATTGCATACGAAAAAAGGTTAGCGCAGGGGTAGCGTGCAAGCGCTGGTAGGCCCGCTAGCGCAGCTCACCCGCTACGTTGCCAGCTCGTCCGATATCGAGCACATCAAGCACTGAACTAGCCACCGGAACCACCGTTAAGGCCCATCGACCGAAAGCTAAAAATGAAGTACTTGGCTGCTTACCTGTTGTTGAacgctgctggcgctgcccCATCTGCCGACAAGGTGAAGGCTGTCTTGGAGTCTGTCGGCATCGAGGTCGAGGATGACAAGGTCCAGGCTGTGATTTCTGCATTGGAGAACAAGAGCGTCGAGGAGTTGATTGCCGAGGGTACTGAGAAGCTATCCTCCGTCCCAACTGGCGGTGCAGGTGCTGCCCCAGCTGGTGGCGCTGCCGGTGCCGAGGAGGCTGCCGAGGAGGCTGTTGAGGAGGCTGCCGAGGAGTCCGACGACGACATGGGCTTCGGTTTGTTCGACTAAACTGTATATGGAAGTACCAAGTAACGTTAATACTATACCATTGTTCGCCTACGTGTTGTGAAGGGGCTCATTGACCCACGCATCATGCGCATTGATATCTAGCGACCCTGCTGAGCAGTACCCAGTAAATATCTACATTATCCTGCCAAAACACAAGTCACATGACGTGCGCAAGTACTGGCGGCCTGGCGAGCGTTCCGAAGGCGTTGCCGCTGTGTATCGTGCCACCATTAGTAATTTCTTACTCGAACTGTGGCTTCGATCACTGTAAGCGCGTCTTCTTGCAAGCTAAGAAAATCGACGTTTAATTTCTTTTCCAAAGATTAGAAACCACACCTATATAACTGGATCACTCCAGTGTCCTGGCTGATCTTCCTGGTTTAGCGTGCCACCGAGTCAAATTACAATGGGTGTTCTTCCGACAGACAAGTTTGCAACGAAAGCTATTCATGCTGGCGCACATACTGACCTACATGGGTCGGTCATCGAGCCCATCTCGCTTTCGACCACCTTCAAGCAGTCGAGTCCCGGCAACCCAGTGGGCGCCTACGAATACTCTCGTGGTCAGAACCCCAACCGTCAGAACCTAGAGGAAGCCATTGCTGCACTCGAGAGCGCAAAGTACGGGTTGGCTTTCTCCTCTGGATCCGCGACCACAGCCGTGATAGTGCAGTCTCTGCCACAAGGCTCGCACGCGATCTCGATCGGCGATGTCTATGGTGGGACCCATCGCTACTTTACAAAGGTTGCCAATGCCCATGGTGTGGAGACCTCCTTCACAAATAGCCTGCTTGAGGACCTGCCTAAGCTGGTCCGCGACAACACTCGTCTAGTCTGGATCGAGTCTCCCACCAACCCCACTCTGCAGGTCACTGATATCCAGCAGGTTGCGGACACCGTGAAGGCCTTGAATGAGGACATTATTCTGGTTGTGGACAACACATTCCTCTCCCCATACCTGTCGAACCCGCTCAACTTCGGTGCTGACATCGTCATCCATTCGGCTACAAAGTACATCAATGGCCACTCCGACGTTGTGCTTGGTGCTTTAGCCACGAACTCCACCAGTTTATATGAACGGCTTGCATTCCTACAAAATGCCATTGGCGCCATCCCATCGCCGTTCGACGCATGGCTGACACACAGAGGCCTAAAAACCTTGCACCTGCGTGTGCGCCAGGCTGCTCAGTCTGCTCAGAAAATTGCTGAGTACCTGGAGCAGTCAGAGCACGTTGTGTCTGTTAACTACCCGGGCCTGCCCTCGCACCGCGGCTACCAGATTGCTCAGAAACAGCACAGAGATGGTTTGGGCGGCGGTATGATCTCATTCCGTGTTAAGGGCGGCGCGCAGGGCGCTGCTCTACTTTCTCAATCCACCAGACTATTTACTCTAGCTGAGTCTCTAGGCGGCATTGAGTCCTTGTTGGAGGTCCCTGCGGTAATGACTCATGCTGGCATTCCGAAGGAGGCCAGAGAGGCTTCTGGTGTCTACGACGATCTGGTCAGAGTCTCCGTGGGAATTGAGGACACTGATGACCTTCTGGAGGACATCAAGCAGGCGCTGAGTGTAGTCGCTGAATCTATCTAAATAGTTGATTACATAGACAGAAGTCATCTCTTCGCATAACGCAGTTGGGAACTGCAAATCGGTTTTTATCACTACGCACTAACATTTTCTGAAATACGCTGTCTTTAGCGCAAAACTCTACCAAATACAGAAGTATAACACATGCCACCTAATGTATTGGAAGAAGTTGCTATTTGCGATTGCAAGTGCAGCTGCGCTGGCTGCTGTGGATCCAGAGACTGAGGGCAGCGAGCTCCAAACTATCTGTTCAGGAGGCGAATGTTATCCGAGGCTCTTCAAGGCTTTGCAAGACTGGAGTACAATTAAGGAGGGGCAACAGATCCCCCCTGGCCTGGACATCAGGGTTGACTTATCTACGGGCAAGAAACAAGCTCGGCTTCCAATCCCCAATGAGGCTAGCAACATGGAGAACGGGATTCAAGTAGTTGACGATTCTTCGGATTATGAATTCACCAAAGAATTCCAGCTTGTGCGGGCTCAGGTGGCGAGCGGAGCGCCCGATTACAACGTGGTCATCAAACAGCTGGATGATTTGGTGGAGTACGCGTCCGACTATACTTTAGGATACAAGATAATTACTCATGAGTTCACGTTGCTCCAGGAGTTGATATTCGGCCAAGATGTCCCAATAAGTGTCAAAGAACTATCATCTCGCATTATAGTAGCATGCCTGCGGAATAACACGCCCTGCTTGGACTTTGTGAACACGAGGTTCCCGGATTTTGTGCGCCATCTGTTGCAAGAGGCTGTTGACTATGGCCGGCAAGCGACGGATGCCGTTGAGGCGCGGACCCAAATCAAACGGTACCTCTCGATAGTAGAGCCTCTCCTAATCAACGAGCCCCAGCCGATAAACGAAGAGGCCCTGAAACAGCTGTATGAAGTGAACGACCAAACAGTGCAATTAAAGGTATTATTAATAATGGCACGGCTCTACAAAGGCAGGAGCCATAACGATGATATATCGAAAAGGTCACTCGAGTCTACTGACGTTCAACGGTGGACCACAGAACTCTCAAAAGCTATTCAGAGTAAGCACCTGGACGACTTCCACGTGCGGGAACTATTTCATGGCTTGTATGCCTTGAAGAAGGAGCATGGTAGGGCGGTCAAGACATATCCAACGTTCCTGGGATGGCTCGCGGAGGAAACAGAGGCTCGGAAGCAACGCATGACTCAAGATAAGCAACCAAGAGATCTGGAGCAGATGGAGTTCGACCGACTGCTCATTGAGAGTAGGCATATGGTGTTCGGGAACCCTATGGCTCATCGGATAAAGAACATGGAGTATGACGAACTTTAATTCCTTAGCTCATGAATATGTATATACTACCTACTCGGACGTTACCTCGTCTATAAACGTAGCATCATTTTGTAGTCGTTTTTGGAACTTCTCCCACCATGCCTCGAATTTCTTAATAGGCAcactgttcctctcgtcTAGGAAGCCCGAGAGGAAATTGTATGCATGCTGGACAATCTTGCTTGCTAATTGCTGGGTCAGTAATGGATACGCGCGAGAAAGTTGCCCTGGCGTGGCAATGTTACCACCCTGGTTCCGACTAACTACTAGTGCACCTGACTGTGCCGTGCTCTTGTGTGCCTGCTTAGCCTCTTCCAGCTTAAAAGCCGCCTGCTCTTGGGGCTCTATGGAAATGCCGATAATGAGCTCCGATATGTTGTGGGCAGTACCAGCCACTGAGTCTCCATCTTCCATATCTATCTCGCCCAGGCCATTTGACACGTCAGATCCTTGTGCCCCAGCTGTCGTTGGCAGTTTGACCTTGAAGATTGCACTTGGCTTGGATGCTTTGAGCTCCCCAAACAACTGGAAATCTTCTTGCGGGCTCAGTTTGAAGTATACAATGGCAGAATATTCTGGAGGAAGTGCAACAGTTGGTAGAATAAAAAGTGTAATGTGTGAGTAACTCTTGGGCTTTGTTTCGGAAAGAATGATTGTATGCTGTAGCCCGTTAGAATTGGGAACCTCGGCGGATAGTTGTAGAGGATTTCCTGATGCAATAGCTGCGAACATATGCCAATGTACTGGATTAAGCTAGTGTTAGTTGAACTAACGGATTTCTTATCAGTTAGAATGAATGTGGCAGTCTTGTGTTAACCATGATGGGCTTCCGCACTTCCAGAGCTAGGAGGTTCTTCCAGTTTCTCGAACACAATGACCACGTGATCTAATACTGACTGCGCTACTTACTAGACCTTCTCCTAA encodes the following:
- the RPP2A gene encoding ribosomal protein P2 alpha (Syntenic homolog of Saccharomyces cerevisiae YOL039W (RPP2A)), which produces MKYLAAYLLLNAAGAAPSADKVKAVLESVGIEVEDDKVQAVISALENKSVEELIAEGTEKLSSVPTGGAGAAPAGGAAGAEEAAEEAVEEAAEESDDDMGFGLFD
- the RPS15 gene encoding 40S ribosomal protein uS19 (Syntenic homolog of Saccharomyces cerevisiae YOL040C (RPS15)) produces the protein MSEAATPRKRTFKTYSYKGVDLEKMLEMPTEEFVKLAPARVRRRFARGLSSKPAGLMKKLRAAKLATAENEKPAVVRTHLRNMIIVPEMIGSVVGVYNGKVFNQVEIKPEMVGHYLGEFSITYTPVRHGRAGATTSRFIPLR
- the SIL1 gene encoding Sil1p (Syntenic homolog of Saccharomyces cerevisiae YOL031C (SIL1)); translated protein: MYWKKLLFAIASAAALAAVDPETEGSELQTICSGGECYPRLFKALQDWSTIKEGQQIPPGLDIRVDLSTGKKQARLPIPNEASNMENGIQVVDDSSDYEFTKEFQLVRAQVASGAPDYNVVIKQLDDLVEYASDYTLGYKIITHEFTLLQELIFGQDVPISVKELSSRIIVACLRNNTPCLDFVNTRFPDFVRHLLQEAVDYGRQATDAVEARTQIKRYLSIVEPLLINEPQPINEEALKQLYEVNDQTVQLKVLLIMARLYKGRSHNDDISKRSLESTDVQRWTTELSKAIQSKHLDDFHVRELFHGLYALKKEHGRAVKTYPTFLGWLAEETEARKQRMTQDKQPRDLEQMEFDRLLIESRHMVFGNPMAHRIKNMEYDEL
- the OPI10 gene encoding Opi10p (Syntenic homolog of Saccharomyces cerevisiae YOL032W (OPI10)), with the translated sequence MFAAIASGNPLQLSAEVPNSNGLQHTIILSETKPKSYSHITLFILPTVALPPEYSAIVYFKLSPQEDFQLFGELKASKPSAIFKVKLPTTAGAQGSDVSNGLGEIDMEDGDSVAGTAHNISELIIGISIEPQEQAAFKLEEAKQAHKSTAQSGALVVSRNQGGNIATPGQLSRAYPLLTQQLASKIVQHAYNFLSGFLDERNSVPIKKFEAWWEKFQKRLQNDATFIDEVTSE
- the DEP1 gene encoding Rpd3L histone deacetylase complex subunit DEP1 (Syntenic homolog of Saccharomyces cerevisiae YAL013W (DEP1)) yields the protein MAVDSQGPTDEVDNTEGVTGFDAVRPNSNSDGKAQDLELSSRLTEANLALVDGRVRLKGRAVDITERHGFLGEDDKSSVLSKVTSQEGDLELSELYISSDAETEKMENNTEESDVPNLSSLVEQMPPQQGSRTYIKDANSGADDAVRDLQDVDASLPNKGKKRQLEEEGGYTGEETKVNSADGEDPQGDEQKFKKPRLPISSAAGQLPSLSGSEQHMATDIMETGLDPAQPEDENSEDNEVEEDDEEEDEDEEEDEEEEEEDIEGNANTKDTSIFKEKKKVPAGDDEEEEEDDEEEEEEEEEEPSLIEREKLRQDALKDIIEIEYEFAELRQRLYENEMAKLQTELQMCLEGSHPALQTYYQKIDSIRDFKLKRAYQRQKYELECIDKETRAVRTFIHQNFYRQVSDLKHKLLNQTTQKWYDMNKERRDMDMLVSEIGYHVPVKIANKSLSCITGYAAPAQLKGDGDPLPEDLECEGINFRFRNNPVDKLEVIVDRMRFNNQLSDFEGLKKFFGGFPGAPSLNGLKDSEIYEDMQSLREQ
- the CYS3 gene encoding cystathionine gamma-lyase CYS3 (Syntenic homolog of Saccharomyces cerevisiae YAL012W (CYS3)) — protein: MGVLPTDKFATKAIHAGAHTDLHGSVIEPISLSTTFKQSSPGNPVGAYEYSRGQNPNRQNLEEAIAALESAKYGLAFSSGSATTAVIVQSLPQGSHAISIGDVYGGTHRYFTKVANAHGVETSFTNSLLEDLPKLVRDNTRLVWIESPTNPTLQVTDIQQVADTVKALNEDIILVVDNTFLSPYLSNPLNFGADIVIHSATKYINGHSDVVLGALATNSTSLYERLAFLQNAIGAIPSPFDAWLTHRGLKTLHLRVRQAAQSAQKIAEYLEQSEHVVSVNYPGLPSHRGYQIAQKQHRDGLGGGMISFRVKGGAQGAALLSQSTRLFTLAESLGGIESLLEVPAVMTHAGIPKEAREASGVYDDLVRVSVGIEDTDDLLEDIKQALSVVAESI